One window of Desulfuromonadaceae bacterium genomic DNA carries:
- a CDS encoding ATP-binding protein, with protein sequence MSLRVSNFGSQWDQIFVDTLMTVAVIDRLIHHASIIEIEGESYRKK encoded by the coding sequence ATGTCGTTGAGAGTGTCAAACTTCGGCAGCCAATGGGATCAAATCTTTGTCGATACGTTGATGACCGTGGCCGTGATCGACCGGCTTATTCATCATGCCAGCATTATTGAAATCGAAGGAGAGAGCTATCGGAAGAAGTAA